One Robbsia sp. KACC 23696 DNA segment encodes these proteins:
- a CDS encoding glycosyltransferase family 1 protein, whose product MTPNRRGTFPKLIVDAASILADRPSGIGHYALGIIKAFDDFASRGVLSYSLLAPKRLLPRADALGLDHRDPSVAMHPLKKNLAHQILKRSLPLAMDRVMPSGVYYFPAFKMLPMHKRASAVVIHDMAHLDMRGCVEQGNVAQLDYSLPHVMMHASAIVTVSRFSRDRIAHHFGIDPTRITVATPAVDRQCYRPMSADDSRRIRESCGVFTDDFVLSVGNLEPRKNHANVIRAFAALPPEKTRNLSLVIIGADGWQSDDIEAAIARAAAKGIRILRPTRFVADEEMAAFYSAARFLAFLPLYEGFGMPPLEAYACGTPVLASRVASVPEAAGECAIYVDDPLCQTEIRARMLDMLNVTEQKPASLSAEMATHLSRFCWHRSALVTAQALTGVAIEA is encoded by the coding sequence ATGACACCAAACCGCCGCGGTACGTTTCCAAAGCTGATCGTCGACGCTGCATCGATTCTGGCGGATCGCCCCAGCGGCATTGGCCATTACGCGCTAGGCATTATCAAGGCGTTCGATGACTTTGCCTCTCGCGGCGTCTTGTCCTATTCTCTGCTCGCACCGAAGCGTCTGCTTCCGCGCGCGGACGCACTAGGTCTCGATCATCGCGATCCAAGCGTCGCAATGCATCCGTTGAAAAAGAACCTCGCGCATCAGATCCTGAAAAGATCGCTGCCGCTGGCAATGGATCGGGTCATGCCGTCAGGTGTCTACTATTTCCCTGCGTTCAAAATGCTACCGATGCACAAGCGCGCGTCGGCCGTGGTGATCCATGACATGGCGCATCTCGATATGCGTGGTTGCGTGGAGCAGGGGAATGTCGCGCAGCTGGACTACAGCTTGCCACATGTCATGATGCACGCCAGTGCCATCGTGACAGTTTCACGGTTCAGCAGGGACCGGATCGCACATCACTTCGGCATCGATCCGACGCGGATCACCGTCGCCACGCCCGCCGTCGATCGGCAATGCTATCGTCCGATGTCGGCCGACGACAGCCGCCGTATCCGCGAATCCTGCGGTGTCTTCACCGACGATTTCGTGTTGTCCGTTGGTAATCTGGAGCCGCGCAAGAATCACGCAAACGTCATCCGGGCATTTGCAGCGCTGCCTCCCGAAAAAACGCGAAACCTCTCGCTGGTCATCATCGGTGCCGATGGGTGGCAGAGCGACGACATCGAGGCCGCCATCGCCCGTGCAGCAGCAAAGGGCATCCGCATCTTGCGCCCGACACGTTTCGTTGCGGACGAAGAGATGGCGGCGTTCTACAGCGCCGCGCGTTTCCTAGCCTTCCTGCCGCTTTACGAAGGCTTCGGCATGCCGCCGCTGGAAGCGTATGCCTGCGGGACGCCGGTGCTGGCGAGTCGCGTTGCGTCGGTGCCGGAGGCGGCGGGGGAGTGTGCGATTTATGTAGACGATCCGCTGTGCCAAACCGAGATTCGTGCACGCATGCTGGACATGCTCAACGTGACCGAGCAGAAACCCGCGTCCTTGTCGGCTGAAATGGCGACGCACCTGTCACGTTTCTGCTGGCATCGCAGCGCGCTCGTGACGGCGCAAGCGCTGACCGGCGTGGCGATCGAGGCCTGA
- a CDS encoding glycosyltransferase family 4 protein: protein MTASIWGLSGGWVTAGGTVGVTQALAVGVAAGGICWIILAILLKTGWAWDIATDVPNHRSLHTRPTPRVGGLGLLPACLCVGAVLAPSFRLAATVALGLVLMSQIDDRRGLPARVRFAAHLLSALVLVGVSGSLGSGRSAIAAVATALDVQNSGFLAMMIMGFVVIAFVWTMNLYNFMDGMDGLAGGMAAIGFSIYAVAAFFAMHNAVQTDGATDQLLALRDVALASSAIAGAAVGFLLWNAPPAKLFLGDAGSVPLGFLAAALGWLGWTHGAWSAAFPFLVFAPFATDATVTLLRRLFRGERFWEAHREHYYQRMVRMGWSRRGVLLIWYGMMLFAGACALVYQIVATSYKGPGWDVPLCRALAIALCFFGLAGLGVVIDRRWAQYARASATR, encoded by the coding sequence ATGACAGCTTCGATTTGGGGACTGTCCGGCGGCTGGGTCACCGCGGGCGGAACGGTGGGTGTTACGCAGGCGCTGGCGGTCGGCGTCGCTGCGGGGGGGATCTGCTGGATCATCCTGGCGATTCTGCTGAAGACCGGATGGGCATGGGATATTGCAACCGATGTGCCAAATCATCGCTCATTACATACGCGTCCCACGCCTCGTGTGGGCGGTTTGGGCCTGCTGCCGGCGTGTCTGTGTGTTGGGGCCGTTTTAGCTCCTAGCTTCCGCTTAGCGGCTACCGTCGCGTTGGGACTCGTTTTGATGTCGCAAATCGACGACCGTCGAGGCTTGCCTGCCCGGGTGCGCTTTGCGGCGCACTTGCTTAGCGCGCTGGTGCTGGTCGGCGTGAGCGGGTCTCTCGGGTCGGGTCGTTCGGCGATAGCGGCCGTGGCCACCGCATTAGACGTGCAGAACAGCGGCTTTTTAGCCATGATGATCATGGGGTTTGTGGTGATCGCCTTCGTCTGGACCATGAACCTCTATAACTTTATGGACGGCATGGACGGTTTGGCAGGGGGGATGGCCGCCATCGGATTTTCAATCTATGCCGTTGCAGCATTTTTTGCGATGCACAATGCGGTGCAGACGGACGGAGCGACGGACCAGCTCTTGGCTTTGCGGGACGTAGCGCTGGCTAGCAGTGCGATCGCCGGTGCGGCGGTTGGTTTCCTATTGTGGAACGCACCGCCCGCGAAACTGTTCCTGGGCGATGCCGGATCGGTTCCGCTGGGCTTTTTGGCGGCAGCGCTGGGTTGGCTGGGATGGACGCATGGTGCGTGGTCGGCAGCATTCCCCTTCTTGGTATTTGCGCCGTTTGCGACCGATGCGACCGTAACATTGTTGCGCCGGCTGTTTCGTGGGGAGCGATTCTGGGAAGCGCACCGCGAGCATTACTACCAGCGCATGGTCCGTATGGGATGGTCGCGTCGCGGCGTGTTGCTGATCTGGTACGGAATGATGCTATTCGCCGGAGCCTGCGCCTTGGTTTATCAGATTGTTGCGACTTCTTACAAGGGGCCGGGCTGGGATGTGCCATTATGCCGGGCGTTAGCCATAGCCCTTTGTTTCTTTGGATTGGCCGGGCTCGGAGTCGTCATCGACCGTCGGTGGGCGCAGTATGCGCGTGCTTCTGCGACGCGTTGA
- a CDS encoding glycosyltransferase yields MHQSVVRPESRSEGPALDASVIVPVYNCESYIGALLESILNQEGVSFEVIAVCDGATDGSLSVIEAIAERDPRLIVVSQPNSGPSVARNTGLSLARGEWILFADGDDLLRSGMLACMIARGRAEHLDIVLGNGIAFAQAPDFERAAPLLSKQPWERVCDGKTWVAHAVQHQEWPHYVWLQCLRRAFVEKIGLRFEAGIVHEDMIWTLHIARHAQRMAFIAEPQYAYRTNPTSLCNSPSQQRVREQVSGYLRGLAELVDVARKENATPAFRRALFRQAALDAEFLLRLVSRRITEDSARARYATQFVNAGYGPVFLQEARNTSQAWRALRCWLKFSILARKVR; encoded by the coding sequence ATGCACCAATCTGTCGTCCGGCCGGAGTCACGCTCCGAGGGCCCGGCACTCGATGCCAGTGTCATCGTTCCTGTCTACAACTGCGAGTCGTATATCGGCGCGCTGCTGGAGTCGATACTGAACCAGGAGGGCGTGTCCTTCGAGGTCATTGCGGTCTGCGATGGCGCAACGGATGGCAGCCTTTCGGTCATCGAGGCCATCGCCGAGCGGGACCCTCGCTTGATCGTTGTCTCGCAGCCCAATAGCGGACCCTCGGTTGCCCGCAACACCGGATTGTCCTTGGCGCGCGGTGAATGGATTCTGTTCGCCGACGGTGATGATCTCCTAAGATCCGGCATGCTCGCTTGCATGATCGCTCGCGGACGGGCAGAACATCTAGACATCGTATTGGGCAATGGCATTGCCTTCGCGCAAGCGCCGGATTTCGAGCGCGCCGCGCCCTTGCTCTCGAAACAGCCATGGGAGCGCGTCTGCGATGGAAAAACGTGGGTGGCGCATGCAGTGCAACACCAGGAATGGCCACACTACGTCTGGCTGCAATGCTTGCGTCGCGCGTTTGTCGAGAAGATAGGGCTGCGTTTCGAGGCGGGTATCGTCCACGAAGACATGATCTGGACGTTGCATATCGCACGCCATGCACAACGCATGGCATTTATAGCGGAGCCGCAGTACGCCTATCGTACCAACCCGACGTCGCTCTGCAACTCCCCATCGCAGCAGCGGGTGCGGGAGCAGGTTTCGGGATATCTCCGTGGACTGGCCGAGCTCGTGGACGTAGCGCGCAAGGAGAACGCAACCCCGGCGTTTCGGCGGGCGTTGTTTCGACAAGCGGCGCTCGATGCAGAATTCCTCCTACGACTCGTCAGCCGCCGTATTACGGAAGACAGTGCGCGAGCGCGCTATGCGACGCAATTCGTGAACGCAGGTTATGGCCCGGTCTTTCTCCAAGAGGCGCGGAATACGAGCCAGGCCTGGCGCGCATTGCGCTGTTGGCTGAAGTTTTCCATTCTTGCGCGCAAGGTTCGCTGA
- the rfbD gene encoding dTDP-4-dehydrorhamnose reductase, whose translation MSDKRILLTGVNGQVGFELARSLQGLGTVVALDRAGLDLSSPDKIREVVRSVSPSLIVNPAAYTAVDKAETERDAAHAINATAPGILAEEAKRGGIPLIHYSTDYVYAGDKNGIYTEADPTDPQNVYGASKLAGEEAIRASGCAHVIFRTSWVYGVQGGNFVKTMLRLAADRPALKVVGDQWGAPTSARTIADITAHIVAQAASPQLSGGTSDKGLVWWEAKSGVYHLVAGGETNWAEYAKTIFALKGLGCEVTAIPASEYPVPAKRPSNSRLSTEKLQQTFGIQPPQWEVALRHCLESI comes from the coding sequence ATGTCAGACAAGCGCATTCTTCTCACCGGCGTCAATGGCCAAGTCGGCTTCGAACTGGCGCGCAGCCTTCAAGGACTGGGCACGGTTGTCGCCTTGGACCGTGCGGGACTGGATCTGTCGAGCCCCGACAAGATTCGTGAGGTGGTGCGAAGTGTGTCGCCCTCCCTGATCGTCAATCCCGCCGCCTACACGGCTGTCGATAAGGCCGAAACCGAGCGCGATGCCGCGCACGCGATCAACGCCACGGCACCGGGAATTCTGGCGGAAGAGGCGAAGCGTGGCGGTATCCCGTTGATTCATTATTCGACCGACTACGTCTACGCTGGCGATAAGAACGGGATCTATACGGAAGCTGATCCCACCGATCCGCAGAACGTCTATGGCGCGTCAAAGCTGGCCGGCGAGGAAGCCATCCGCGCCAGTGGTTGCGCGCATGTCATCTTCCGGACCAGCTGGGTATATGGCGTGCAAGGCGGCAATTTCGTCAAGACGATGCTCCGTCTCGCCGCTGATCGGCCCGCGCTGAAGGTAGTGGGTGACCAATGGGGTGCACCAACGTCCGCACGCACGATCGCCGATATCACCGCACACATCGTGGCACAGGCCGCGTCTCCGCAGTTGTCAGGCGGCACAAGCGATAAGGGGCTCGTTTGGTGGGAGGCCAAGAGTGGGGTGTACCACTTGGTCGCCGGTGGGGAAACCAACTGGGCGGAATACGCCAAGACGATCTTCGCGTTGAAAGGCCTGGGATGCGAGGTGACGGCAATTCCGGCTTCGGAATATCCAGTTCCCGCCAAACGTCCGTCGAATTCCCGTCTTTCGACGGAGAAATTGCAGCAAACCTTTGGTATCCAGCCGCCGCAGTGGGAAGTCGCGCTGCGTCATTGCCTCGAAAGCATCTAG
- a CDS encoding nucleoside-diphosphate sugar epimerase/dehydratase, producing the protein MIETKNHNTTTWRTFAALAFDVVAVAAVWVISYLIRFNGALPTEYVSPVCTQLIWVLPIYAVAFCLLGLYRGMWLFASLPDLIRIAKAVIAAAFVTMIGSVLVQPTPLVPRSVLIVSPILLLLVMGGARACYRAAKEFYLDRGARGGQSVRRGKPVLILGAGRAGAALARELSYSPEWRLLGLLDDDSAKIGREIYGYRVLGPVNAIDQLTSSSGIGRTATHIIIAMPGATAEQKRRVAALCMRSPARVMTLPQLTESAEGNFLSRVRNIDLEDLLGRDAVSIDAEHVGELLHNRVVMVTGAGGSIGSELCRQIAQFTPSLLVAYDQSEFSIYRLGEEFRERHPELPIIEVIGDVKDGLLLEKIMTRYRPSVVFHAAAYKHVPLMEDVNAWQSVRNNVYGTYQTASAAMRSGVRRFVLISTDKAVNPTNVMGASKRLAEMVCQSLQQRAQPTQSLASTEADADADTPYAAAEHTSLQFEIVRFGNVLGSAGSVIPKFQEQIAKGGPVTVTHPDITRFFMTIPEASQLVLQASSMGRGGEIFVLDMGRPMRIVDLARDLIRLYGFTEEQIGISYTGLRPGEKLFEELLADEETTRPTHHAKLLIARTRVVSDDFLPSVLDWLTAAHVPDDDLVRAELVKWVEEYAPPSHASSTSPASLALAAHAAALPAH; encoded by the coding sequence ATGATAGAAACTAAAAACCACAACACCACCACATGGCGCACATTTGCTGCGCTAGCGTTCGATGTCGTCGCGGTCGCGGCTGTCTGGGTTATTTCCTATCTGATCCGGTTCAACGGCGCTCTCCCCACCGAGTACGTTAGCCCGGTCTGCACGCAACTCATCTGGGTATTACCGATTTACGCGGTGGCATTTTGTTTGTTAGGTCTGTATCGCGGAATGTGGCTGTTCGCCAGCCTGCCGGATTTGATTCGAATTGCAAAAGCCGTCATTGCCGCTGCCTTCGTGACAATGATCGGCAGTGTCCTGGTACAACCGACACCGCTGGTACCGCGTTCCGTATTGATCGTCTCGCCCATCCTGCTCCTCTTAGTGATGGGGGGGGCCCGCGCATGCTACCGGGCGGCGAAAGAGTTCTATCTGGATCGTGGCGCGCGGGGCGGCCAAAGCGTTAGGCGTGGCAAACCCGTGCTGATCTTAGGCGCGGGGAGGGCGGGCGCCGCTTTGGCGCGCGAGCTTTCGTACTCGCCGGAGTGGCGCTTGCTGGGCCTACTTGACGACGACAGCGCAAAGATCGGCCGGGAAATTTATGGTTATCGCGTGCTTGGCCCGGTCAATGCGATAGACCAATTGACGAGTAGCTCCGGCATCGGGCGTACCGCCACCCATATCATCATTGCAATGCCGGGCGCCACGGCCGAGCAAAAGCGCCGTGTTGCAGCGCTGTGTATGCGCTCGCCGGCGCGCGTCATGACGCTACCCCAACTGACCGAGTCTGCCGAAGGGAATTTTCTGTCGCGGGTGCGCAATATCGATCTCGAAGACCTGCTCGGGCGCGATGCGGTATCGATCGATGCGGAGCATGTCGGCGAGTTGTTGCACAACCGTGTTGTCATGGTGACCGGCGCGGGGGGATCGATCGGCTCGGAGTTGTGCCGCCAGATCGCACAATTCACGCCATCACTGTTGGTCGCCTATGACCAATCCGAGTTTTCGATATATCGGCTGGGCGAGGAGTTCCGAGAGCGCCATCCTGAGTTGCCGATCATCGAGGTGATCGGTGATGTCAAGGACGGGCTTTTGCTGGAAAAGATCATGACGCGGTACCGGCCGTCGGTTGTGTTCCATGCGGCTGCGTATAAGCATGTGCCGCTGATGGAGGACGTCAACGCTTGGCAGTCGGTCCGCAACAACGTCTACGGCACGTACCAGACAGCCAGCGCTGCCATGCGCTCGGGCGTCAGGCGTTTTGTGCTTATTTCCACCGACAAAGCGGTCAATCCGACCAATGTGATGGGCGCCAGCAAGCGGCTCGCCGAAATGGTCTGCCAGTCGCTGCAGCAGCGCGCCCAGCCGACGCAAAGTCTCGCCTCCACGGAAGCGGACGCCGATGCCGACACCCCATACGCCGCTGCCGAGCATACGTCGCTGCAATTCGAGATCGTGCGGTTCGGCAATGTCTTGGGTAGCGCCGGCAGCGTGATTCCGAAGTTCCAGGAACAGATTGCGAAGGGCGGCCCGGTGACGGTGACGCATCCCGACATCACGCGTTTCTTCATGACTATTCCGGAGGCATCGCAATTGGTGCTCCAGGCATCCAGCATGGGCCGCGGCGGAGAAATCTTCGTATTGGACATGGGTCGACCTATGCGGATCGTTGATTTGGCACGCGACCTGATTCGCTTATACGGCTTCACCGAAGAGCAAATCGGCATCTCCTATACCGGTCTGCGCCCCGGCGAGAAACTGTTCGAGGAACTGCTGGCCGACGAGGAGACCACTCGCCCAACGCATCATGCAAAGTTGCTGATTGCGCGCACGCGCGTTGTATCGGATGACTTCCTGCCGTCCGTACTCGACTGGTTGACGGCGGCCCACGTACCCGACGACGACTTAGTACGTGCGGAGTTGGTGAAATGGGTCGAGGAATATGCACCGCCCTCGCATGCATCGTCCACGTCGCCCGCATCGCTTGCGCTGGCGGCCCATGCCGCCGCATTACCGGCGCACTGA
- a CDS encoding glycosyl transferase translates to MLSLALGFFVSLLITLLIVRYAHLHAELSADRDLNGVQKFHAQPVPRIGGVGIFIGLVLATLQLYFTRYARVADGLLIMTACGLPAFASGLVEDLTKRVTPVVRLLATMLSALLCWWLMGVRITHVDVAWIDPWFGMALIGVPLTVIAVSGLANAINIIDGFNGLASMVAFMMFVSLAYVAFQVGDPVVLSGSLIMMGAILGFFLWNYPAGLIFLGDGGAYFLGFILGELAILLVMRNPTVSPWYPVLLAMYPIFEVCFSIYRKRFVRGISPGIPDGVHLHMLVYKRLMRWVVGAKTAREMTQRNSLTSPYLWMLCLLAVIPATLFWRSTGVLFAFVVLFALVYVWLYVSIVRFKAPKWLIFRKGKASGSV, encoded by the coding sequence ATGCTCAGTCTTGCTCTAGGCTTCTTTGTCTCGCTGTTGATCACGTTGCTGATCGTCCGTTATGCCCATCTTCACGCCGAACTCTCGGCGGATCGTGACCTGAACGGGGTACAGAAATTCCACGCACAACCGGTGCCGCGCATTGGCGGTGTCGGTATCTTCATCGGCCTCGTCCTGGCCACGCTGCAACTCTATTTCACCCGATACGCCCGCGTCGCCGATGGCTTGCTGATCATGACGGCCTGCGGTCTGCCGGCCTTTGCGTCCGGACTGGTCGAGGATCTGACCAAGCGCGTGACGCCGGTGGTGCGGCTGCTGGCGACGATGCTCTCCGCCTTGCTGTGCTGGTGGCTGATGGGCGTGCGCATCACGCATGTCGACGTGGCGTGGATCGATCCCTGGTTCGGCATGGCATTGATCGGCGTGCCGTTGACGGTGATCGCCGTGTCCGGGCTTGCAAACGCGATCAATATCATCGACGGGTTCAACGGCCTGGCCTCGATGGTCGCTTTTATGATGTTCGTTTCGCTGGCCTATGTGGCCTTTCAAGTGGGCGACCCGGTGGTGTTGTCGGGCTCGTTGATCATGATGGGCGCGATCCTCGGTTTCTTCCTGTGGAACTATCCGGCCGGGCTGATTTTTCTGGGCGATGGCGGCGCGTATTTTCTCGGTTTCATCCTGGGGGAGCTGGCGATTTTGCTGGTGATGCGCAATCCCACCGTCTCGCCCTGGTATCCGGTACTGCTGGCGATGTATCCGATCTTCGAAGTGTGCTTTTCGATTTATCGGAAACGCTTTGTTCGCGGGATTTCGCCCGGCATTCCCGACGGCGTGCACCTGCATATGCTGGTCTACAAGCGCCTGATGCGCTGGGTCGTCGGCGCGAAGACGGCACGGGAAATGACGCAGCGCAACTCGTTGACGTCGCCCTACCTGTGGATGCTGTGCCTGCTGGCGGTGATCCCGGCCACGCTGTTCTGGCGCTCGACGGGCGTGCTGTTCGCGTTTGTCGTGCTGTTCGCGCTGGTGTATGTCTGGCTGTATGTCAGCATCGTGCGATTTAAAGCGCCCAAGTGGCTGATTTTCAGGAAAGGAAAAGCGTCGGGGTCGGTTTGA
- a CDS encoding AGE family epimerase/isomerase, translating to MQQSSAPGTRAAIQDGLGLQGHYAEVVVPMWRGRGFHQAIGIPLEAVLADPLAPPLPITRFRAMACARQLYVFSVANDQEHAKGLFDTLVNRFSDTQHGGFYYSVDPDAHPFETEKDLYTHAFVIFACAAYYRLLGDKQALAVIERTLDVVNGLFPVDPANGLTVSKCSQDFATVTELARQNPLMHLTEAYLEAEAATGDARFGAALATLLQRFTQAFVDAETHCIMELPLPSENNWLEPGHQFEWHFLHNASSHPAFETSGLAAHLPFSYAFAQTHGVMPDTGGVVAALKRDGTVRDPNQRIWAQTEYLRAMACHEDDGQRAQLPQQIARFASRFLHDGGWHEMLDNDNRVIRAEMPSTTAYHLVGAYQVLT from the coding sequence ATGCAACAGTCTTCCGCCCCCGGGACACGCGCCGCGATACAAGACGGACTAGGCCTGCAAGGGCACTATGCCGAGGTCGTGGTCCCCATGTGGCGTGGACGCGGCTTCCACCAAGCCATCGGTATCCCGCTGGAAGCGGTGCTGGCCGATCCACTCGCCCCGCCCCTGCCCATCACGCGATTCCGCGCGATGGCCTGTGCCCGGCAGCTTTACGTCTTCTCGGTCGCCAACGACCAGGAACACGCAAAGGGTTTGTTCGACACCTTGGTAAATCGTTTTTCCGACACGCAACATGGCGGGTTTTACTACAGCGTCGACCCGGACGCTCACCCGTTTGAAACGGAAAAAGATCTCTACACACATGCCTTCGTGATTTTTGCTTGTGCGGCGTACTACCGTCTTCTAGGCGACAAACAAGCATTGGCGGTGATCGAGCGCACCCTCGACGTCGTGAACGGCCTCTTCCCGGTCGATCCGGCAAACGGGCTGACGGTCTCCAAATGCAGTCAAGATTTCGCGACGGTCACGGAACTGGCGCGGCAAAATCCGCTGATGCATTTGACCGAGGCATATTTGGAAGCCGAAGCCGCCACCGGCGATGCCCGCTTCGGCGCGGCGCTCGCGACCTTATTGCAGCGCTTCACGCAAGCCTTCGTCGACGCGGAGACGCACTGCATCATGGAGTTGCCGTTACCGTCGGAGAACAATTGGTTGGAGCCGGGGCATCAATTCGAATGGCACTTCCTGCACAATGCCAGTTCGCATCCGGCGTTTGAGACAAGTGGGCTCGCCGCGCATTTGCCTTTTTCGTATGCCTTCGCACAGACGCATGGCGTGATGCCGGACACTGGTGGTGTGGTGGCCGCCCTAAAGCGCGACGGCACCGTGCGCGACCCCAACCAACGGATTTGGGCACAGACCGAGTACCTCCGCGCCATGGCCTGCCATGAAGACGACGGACAACGCGCGCAATTGCCGCAGCAAATCGCCCGTTTCGCGAGCCGTTTCCTGCATGATGGCGGATGGCATGAAATGCTCGACAACGACAATCGCGTGATTCGCGCGGAAATGCCCTCCACGACAGCGTACCACTTGGTTGGTGCCTATCAAGTTCTGACCTGA
- a CDS encoding glycosyltransferase family 4 protein produces the protein MRVLHFYKTYKPDSHGGAEQLIWQLCTGAAQRGIQADVLTVSKHTGTSDLGDHKHYRVREDIAVASANFSAAAFGAFRAHAATADVIHYHFPYPFADMVHFVTRVRKPTVLTYHSDIVKQKNLLRVYRPLMNRFLSSVDRIVATSPNYVETSETLRPFRNKIDVVPIGIDRDAYPQPDAATLANWRDRFGPRFFLFIGNLRYYKGLHVLLDALAGSRYPVVIVGNGREEHALKAQASRLGLQHTHFVGSVDEVDKVALLQLCEALLFPSHLRSEAFGISLLEAAMYGKPMVSCEIGTGTSYVNIADETGLVIPPERPDLLRNAIDWLWNHPAEAKTMGEAAARRYATRFTGQQMVSGYIDIYRALAPGR, from the coding sequence ATGCGCGTTCTTCATTTCTATAAAACCTACAAGCCCGATTCGCACGGCGGTGCCGAACAGCTGATTTGGCAGTTGTGTACCGGGGCCGCGCAGCGGGGGATACAAGCGGACGTGCTCACGGTGAGTAAGCACACGGGCACGTCCGACCTAGGCGATCATAAGCACTATCGCGTGCGGGAAGATATCGCGGTGGCATCGGCCAATTTCTCAGCGGCGGCCTTTGGCGCGTTCCGGGCGCATGCGGCAACTGCGGATGTGATTCATTATCATTTCCCCTATCCGTTTGCCGATATGGTGCACTTCGTTACGCGTGTCCGTAAACCGACCGTGCTGACGTATCACTCGGATATCGTTAAGCAGAAGAATTTGTTGCGCGTATATCGTCCGTTGATGAACCGTTTTCTGTCGAGTGTCGACCGAATCGTGGCCACCTCGCCGAACTATGTTGAAACGAGCGAAACACTTCGGCCGTTCCGCAACAAAATCGACGTCGTGCCGATCGGGATCGACCGCGATGCCTATCCACAACCCGATGCGGCAACGCTGGCCAACTGGCGCGACCGCTTCGGTCCGCGCTTCTTTCTGTTCATCGGCAATCTGCGCTACTACAAAGGCTTGCATGTCTTGCTGGACGCGCTGGCGGGTAGTCGATATCCGGTGGTGATCGTCGGAAACGGTCGCGAAGAACACGCGCTAAAAGCACAAGCCAGCCGTCTAGGTCTGCAACATACCCACTTCGTCGGCTCGGTCGACGAAGTCGACAAGGTAGCGCTGCTGCAGCTTTGCGAAGCGTTACTGTTTCCGTCGCATCTACGCTCCGAAGCGTTTGGTATCTCCTTGCTGGAAGCGGCAATGTATGGGAAACCGATGGTGTCCTGCGAAATCGGTACCGGCACCAGCTATGTGAATATTGCAGACGAAACGGGCTTGGTGATTCCTCCGGAACGGCCGGATCTGCTGCGCAATGCCATCGATTGGCTCTGGAATCACCCGGCAGAGGCCAAAACGATGGGTGAGGCCGCCGCTCGCCGCTACGCGACGCGCTTCACGGGACAGCAGATGGTGTCCGGGTATATCGATATTTACCGTGCGCTGGCGCCGGGCCGCTAA
- a CDS encoding NAD-dependent epimerase/dehydratase family protein, protein MRILITGASGFVGRALSRALLQSGATVYALSGQSQGCASGVTVWRTLAPDFVDAASAWPANTHIDCVVHLAARVHQRDEGGQPLETLLTAYRETNVTGTLRVAKAAVAAGATRFVFISSIKAMGEAEPGTPPHPWSESDTPAPVDAYGISKWEAEQALHAYGAETGLEIVVIRPPLVYGPGVKANFRQLIRLAALGWPLPLGAIDAPRSMVFVGNLVDAIQLCSTHPAAVGQTFNVADGEDLTVPGLIQRIAENVHVRSRLLPVPVLLLRILGKLSGRGDQIQRLVTPLRLDIRHIRRTLHWSPPFSVSRGLMDTVADYQLQRETGR, encoded by the coding sequence ATGAGAATTTTGATCACAGGCGCGAGCGGGTTTGTCGGGCGTGCCTTAAGCCGCGCCTTGCTGCAATCCGGCGCGACCGTTTATGCCCTCAGCGGCCAGTCGCAAGGGTGTGCCTCGGGCGTTACCGTGTGGCGCACCCTTGCGCCGGATTTCGTCGATGCGGCAAGCGCCTGGCCAGCAAACACGCACATCGATTGCGTTGTCCATCTCGCGGCGCGGGTGCATCAGCGCGACGAGGGCGGCCAGCCGCTGGAAACGTTGTTGACGGCCTATCGCGAAACCAATGTCACCGGCACGCTGCGGGTTGCAAAAGCAGCCGTCGCGGCCGGTGCGACGCGTTTTGTCTTTATCAGTAGCATTAAGGCGATGGGCGAAGCCGAGCCCGGTACGCCACCGCACCCTTGGTCAGAATCCGATACGCCGGCACCGGTGGATGCCTATGGCATCTCGAAGTGGGAGGCGGAGCAGGCCCTGCATGCGTACGGCGCTGAGACCGGTCTCGAAATCGTCGTCATTCGTCCGCCGTTGGTCTATGGCCCGGGGGTCAAGGCCAATTTCAGACAGTTGATCCGATTGGCCGCATTGGGTTGGCCTTTGCCTTTGGGTGCGATCGATGCCCCGCGGAGCATGGTTTTCGTCGGCAATTTGGTCGATGCGATCCAACTGTGCTCTACCCATCCCGCAGCAGTAGGGCAGACGTTCAACGTGGCCGATGGTGAGGACTTGACCGTTCCGGGCCTTATCCAACGCATTGCCGAGAACGTGCATGTCCGGAGCAGGCTGCTGCCCGTTCCGGTGCTCCTGCTGCGCATCCTCGGCAAGCTAAGCGGTCGCGGTGATCAGATTCAACGCCTAGTCACGCCGTTACGGCTCGATATTCGACATATTCGTCGCACGCTGCACTGGTCGCCACCGTTTTCCGTGTCGCGCGGACTCATGGACACCGTGGCCGACTATCAGTTACAACGTGAGACAGGACGATGA